The following nucleotide sequence is from Nitratidesulfovibrio termitidis HI1.
CTCGACTATCTGGAGGCGGCCTTCCTGGTGGTGCGGCTGCGGCGCATCGACGATGCGGGCCGCCGCTTCCGGCGCGACCGCAGCTTCAAGGTGTACCTGGCCAACCCCTCCATGCGCACGGCGCTGTTCGCGCCCATCACCGGCCCGGACGACCCCGGCCTGCAACCGTTGCTGGAAACCGCCGTGGTGGGGCAGCTCTTGTGCAGCCCGGCCCTGTCCCGCAACACCTGCTACGCCCGCTGGGACGGCGGCGAGGTGGCGCTGGTGGGCCTGCACCCGGTGCACGGCAAGCCGGTGCTGGCCTTCGACATTCGCTGGAGTGACGAGGGCATCGCCGCCGGCCAGAAGAACGGCAACGGTCGCTGCGGCGCGTCCGCCGGGCCCGCAGCCACCACCCGCGCCGCGCGCAAGGCGGCGGGCAACGGAAACGGGGCGCAGTTGCGGCCCCTGTTCGAGTTTGCCCGGCGGCACAACGTGCGCAAGTCGTACGTGACCACCCGCACCACCTTTACGGTGGGGGTGCAGGGAGCCACGGAATTTTCCTACCTGCCTGCGGGCATGCTGGCCTTTACCCTGTCCAGCCAGGCGGCGGAGCGGATCTTCGCCAAGCTGGTAACGGCGGACTGCGGGTAGGCACGGAGCCGGGCAGGGAGATATCCCGGGAAAGGGACAGGCAAGAGCGGAGTGCGGATGCCCGCCGCCCCACAGCGACGGTGTGGCGGCGGCGGGACGAACGCACGAGTACGGGGCGGTGCGCTTGGTGGAGCTTCTGTGGGGAAGCGAGACCGCAGGCGCACCGCCCGCTTTTTTTCGGGGGGGGAAAGGGAAAGGTGGGTAGCCGTGGCATGGCTGACTGCGTCACTGCCGGGTTGCCCCTCTTCCCTTGTGCTCGGCCACGTCTCCATTGACTCGGTACCTGATTCTGGCTAAATTTGGTCATATGAAAGACCTGACGGAGGCACCATGCGCCTGAGTGAAGACATCAAGTCCATCAGCTACGTGAAGGCCAACACCGGAAAGGTGCTGGAGAAAGTGAACACCTCCGGCCCCATGATCATTACCCAGAATGGCGAGGCTTCCGCCGTGCTCATGGGGGTCAAAGACTATGACCTTCTGACCGAAGGCATCGCCTTGTTGAAAATCCTTTCCATGGGCGAAAAGAGCCTTCAGGAAGGCTACGGGGTTTCGGTTAATGACGCCTTTGCCCACATCCGGGCCAGGATACGAGAGGCCAAGGCCAATGGCTGACGTTGTCCTGACGCCGGAGGCCATTGAGGACATCCTGGAAATATACGGCTACATCCTTGAGCGCGACGGCAAGGAGCAGGCCGAGTCCATTCTGGGCCGACTGGAAGGAAGAATTCGCGAGCTTGCAACGCTTGCGCTGCGTGGCAAGTTTCCTGAAGAGCTTGTGCTGTTCGGCAACAGAAAAATCCGCGAGGTGCAGGAAGCGCCCTGGCGGATTTTTTATCGCCCCGAGGGCGAGAAGGTTTTCGTGCTTGGCGTGCTGGATGGGAGGCGGTCACTCAGGGAAATGCTCGAACAGCGCCTGCTGTCGTGACGCCACGAAGGCGGGTAAGGTGTTCATTCCCTGAAAGAGCGGCTGCGCCCCCCTGCGAGTTTCAGAAGAGAAAAAGGCGAGGGTGGCGGATGCTATCCCCGCCCGGCCAGCACCCGGCGCGCCCAGGCGGCCTGCCCCAGCGAGATGCAGCCGTCGCCGGGGGGCAGTTCCGCGTGGGTCAGCACGGTCAGCCCGCGCGCCGCAAGGGCCTGCGGCAGGCGCACGGACAGGGTGAGATTCTGCATGGCTCCGCCGGACAGGGCCACCACCGGCACGTCCATCACCCCGGCCACGGCGGCGGCCATGTCGGCAAGGCCCGCCACCAGCCCGGCGTGAAAGCGGCGCGATACCTCTGCGGGAGTGGTGCCGCGCGCCCAGTCGTCGTGCACGGCGCGGAACAGCGCATGCGTGTCCAGCACCAGTGTTTCGCTGCCGTCTCGTGCGCCGCGCAGGGGGCAGGGGTAGGCGTGGGCGAAGAAGGAATCGTGGCTGCCGCCATGCGGAGCTATGGCATCCTGCGCGTGTTCCAGCCGGATGGCCGCCTGCCCTTCGTAGGTGACGGTGTCGCACAGCCCCAGCAGGGCGGACACCGCGTCGAACAGCCGTCCGCAACTGGAGGTGAGCGGGGTGTTGATCCCGCGTTCCAGCAGGCGCGGCAGAAAGGCGGCGGCCTGGGCGTGGCCGCGCAGCCACGGCCAGGGGCGTGCGCCGTCCGCTGCGGGTTCGCGCAGGCCCAGTTGCCACAGCAGTCCCTGCGCGATGCGCCACGGTTCGCGGATGGCGGCCTCGCCCCCCGGCAGGGGGATGCGGGCCAGCCGCCCCAGCCGCTGGTGGTCCAGCGCCACGTTGTCCACGTACAGCATCTCGCCCCCCCATACCGTGCCGTCGTCGCCGTGGCCGGTGCCGTCCAGCGCCAGCCCCAGGGCCGGGCCGTCGTGCCGGTTTTCGGCCAGTACGGCATGGATGTGCGCGAAGTGGTGTTGCAGCGTCAGCACGGGCAGGCCGCTCTGCTGCGCTTCCGCCGTGGTCATGTAGTCTGGGTGCAGGTCGCGCACCACGGCCTGCGGGGTCACCTGCAGGATGCGCGGCAGGTGCGCGGCGATCTCGCGGTGAAAGCCCAGGGTTTCCAGGTTGTGCATGTCGCCGATGTGCTGGCTGACAAAGGCCTTGTCGCCCCGGGTGACGCACAGGGTGTTCTTGAGTTCCGGCCCCATGGCCAGCACGCACGGGCCGTCGCCTTCCAGAAACACGGGGCGCGGAGTGAAGCCGCGCGCCCGGCGCAGGAACTGCGGCGCGCCGGTGGCCGGGTTGACCCGCGTCACCGAGTCGTCGGTGCGGATCAGGATGTCGCGGTCATGCAGCAGGAACACGTCGGCGATGGAGGGCAGGCGGCGTAGCGCTTCCCGGTTGCCGAGGCAGATGGGCTCGCCGCCCGCGTTGCCGGAGGTCATTACCAGCGCGGGCACGCGGCCTTCCGGCAGCAGCGCCCCGTACAGGCGCAGCAGCACATGGTGCAGGGGGGTGTAGGGCAGCATTACCCCCACGAAGGGCGTGTCCGGCGAAACCTGCGGAGAAATGGGGGGCAGGATGCGGGGAGCATCGGGGGCGTAGCACCGCGGGGCGTCGCCGTCAGGCCGGGCCGATAGCTCGTCCTGCATGCCGCCCGCCA
It contains:
- a CDS encoding type II toxin-antitoxin system Phd/YefM family antitoxin codes for the protein MRLSEDIKSISYVKANTGKVLEKVNTSGPMIITQNGEASAVLMGVKDYDLLTEGIALLKILSMGEKSLQEGYGVSVNDAFAHIRARIREAKANG
- a CDS encoding carbamoyltransferase HypF — its product is MPDDLVRRKFTVSGQVQGVGFRPFVYRIAADHALTGTVSNTAAGVFIEVQGLAASVDGFGHDLAHKLPPLARVVSCTHQDIPVVQGEDGFRIVASGDGGAGHEVLISADVATCDDCLADMNDPANRRHLYPFTNCTNCGPRYTITRFIPYDRDKTSMACFPLCPECAAEYENPLDRRFHAQPNACPVCGPRVWYVDGAPQGPTPETAPPASLAPPASLAPLAPLASPGSEHDAGRSDAHDTGRPTGTPAIQALAEALAAGRIAAVKGLGGFHLACDAASDVAVGELRRRKHRPHKPLAIMVPDLAAARRIVHVSPEEEALLAGRERPIVLCRALDGLAGGMQDELSARPDGDAPRCYAPDAPRILPPISPQVSPDTPFVGVMLPYTPLHHVLLRLYGALLPEGRVPALVMTSGNAGGEPICLGNREALRRLPSIADVFLLHDRDILIRTDDSVTRVNPATGAPQFLRRARGFTPRPVFLEGDGPCVLAMGPELKNTLCVTRGDKAFVSQHIGDMHNLETLGFHREIAAHLPRILQVTPQAVVRDLHPDYMTTAEAQQSGLPVLTLQHHFAHIHAVLAENRHDGPALGLALDGTGHGDDGTVWGGEMLYVDNVALDHQRLGRLARIPLPGGEAAIREPWRIAQGLLWQLGLREPAADGARPWPWLRGHAQAAAFLPRLLERGINTPLTSSCGRLFDAVSALLGLCDTVTYEGQAAIRLEHAQDAIAPHGGSHDSFFAHAYPCPLRGARDGSETLVLDTHALFRAVHDDWARGTTPAEVSRRFHAGLVAGLADMAAAVAGVMDVPVVALSGGAMQNLTLSVRLPQALAARGLTVLTHAELPPGDGCISLGQAAWARRVLAGRG
- a CDS encoding type II toxin-antitoxin system RelE/ParE family toxin, giving the protein MADVVLTPEAIEDILEIYGYILERDGKEQAESILGRLEGRIRELATLALRGKFPEELVLFGNRKIREVQEAPWRIFYRPEGEKVFVLGVLDGRRSLREMLEQRLLS